One region of Deinococcus budaensis genomic DNA includes:
- a CDS encoding MalY/PatB family protein yields MTQADLPELTPLTPGTASEAGATDVYGSLDPAALRHPDSLKWTAFPEGVIPLWVADMDYPVAPPILDALHDRLTRGLGYPQLPGDPLLNAALRERLASHGLTDLPPEGVAFLPGVVPGIYASVAGLTRPGDPVLSMTPVYHPFHLAVTEQGRRVAAAPLREPEGTGARWEIDWAALETAAQGCGLLLLCHPHNPTGRVWDAAELARLRDFVLERGLYVMSDELHAELRFTSQPFEAFAADPRVRARTVTLTGPAKAYNTAGLGIGAMVGHDPELVRRVRAAAGGLMGHPSALSVTAWQAALRAGGPWLAETVAYLRGNRDVLGAFLAARLPWVRCALPQATYLAWLDLRAHPRAGDIQQFLLDEARIAVHNGPVFAPGELGARYQGFVRLNFATSRPLLIEALERMADALGETISA; encoded by the coding sequence ATGACCCAGGCGGACCTGCCCGAACTGACCCCCCTGACTCCTGGCACGGCATCCGAGGCGGGGGCGACCGACGTGTACGGCAGCCTCGACCCCGCCGCGCTGCGCCATCCCGACAGCCTGAAATGGACCGCCTTTCCCGAGGGCGTGATTCCGCTGTGGGTGGCGGACATGGACTACCCGGTGGCGCCGCCCATTCTGGACGCCCTGCACGACCGCCTGACCCGTGGTCTGGGGTATCCCCAGTTGCCGGGTGATCCCCTCCTGAACGCGGCCCTGCGGGAGCGCCTGGCCTCGCACGGCCTGACCGACCTGCCGCCCGAGGGCGTGGCCTTCCTGCCGGGTGTGGTGCCGGGCATCTACGCCTCGGTCGCGGGGCTGACCCGTCCAGGCGACCCGGTGCTGAGCATGACGCCGGTCTACCATCCCTTTCACCTGGCGGTCACCGAGCAGGGCCGCCGGGTGGCCGCCGCGCCGCTGCGTGAGCCGGAGGGGACAGGGGCCCGCTGGGAGATCGACTGGGCCGCGCTGGAGACCGCCGCCCAGGGCTGCGGGCTGCTGCTGCTGTGCCATCCCCACAACCCCACGGGCCGGGTCTGGGACGCCGCCGAGCTGGCGCGGCTGCGCGACTTCGTGCTGGAGCGGGGCCTCTACGTGATGTCCGACGAGCTGCACGCCGAGCTGCGCTTCACCTCCCAACCCTTCGAGGCGTTCGCCGCCGACCCCCGGGTGCGGGCGCGGACCGTCACCCTGACTGGCCCGGCCAAGGCCTACAACACGGCGGGCCTGGGCATCGGGGCGATGGTGGGCCACGACCCGGAGCTGGTGCGGCGGGTGCGCGCGGCGGCGGGCGGGCTGATGGGTCATCCCTCGGCGTTGAGCGTGACCGCTTGGCAGGCCGCGTTGCGCGCGGGCGGGCCGTGGCTGGCCGAGACAGTCGCCTACCTGCGCGGCAACCGCGACGTGCTGGGTGCCTTCCTGGCCGCCCGGCTGCCCTGGGTGCGCTGCGCGCTGCCCCAGGCGACCTACCTCGCCTGGCTGGACCTGCGCGCCCACCCACGCGCCGGGGACATTCAGCAGTTTTTGCTGGACGAGGCCAGGATCGCCGTCCACAACGGCCCGGTGTTTGCGCCGGGAGAGCTGGGCGCGCGTTACCAGGGCTTCGTGCGCCTGAATTTCGCCACCAGCCGCCCGCTGCTGATCGAGGCGCTGGAGCGGATGGCGGACGCGCTGGGCGAGACCATTTCGGCCTGA
- the hisG gene encoding ATP phosphoribosyltransferase codes for MTPAAQRGPDHLTLALPKGRILEEAVALLAQAGLPLTLPEKSRALRHEFPGVTVLELRNQDVPVYVDLGVADAGIVGKDVLIESGRPVFEPVDLRFAACRLSLIREVGATGPIGRVATKYPRSARAYLAAQGIPAEVVKLSGNIELAALTGLADAVVDLVQTGSTLRANHLEEVDVLYHSSARLVVNRAALKLRRGRLRPLIERLRELTP; via the coding sequence ATGACCCCCGCCGCGCAACGGGGACCCGACCACCTGACCCTGGCGCTGCCCAAGGGCCGGATTCTGGAAGAAGCGGTGGCGCTGCTCGCGCAGGCCGGGCTGCCGCTGACCCTGCCGGAAAAGTCGCGCGCCCTGCGCCACGAGTTTCCCGGCGTGACCGTGCTGGAACTGCGCAACCAGGACGTGCCCGTGTACGTGGACCTGGGCGTGGCCGACGCCGGAATCGTCGGCAAGGACGTGCTGATCGAGTCGGGGCGCCCGGTCTTCGAGCCGGTGGACCTGCGCTTCGCCGCCTGCCGCCTCTCCTTGATCCGCGAGGTCGGCGCCACTGGCCCCATCGGGCGGGTCGCCACCAAGTACCCGCGCTCGGCCCGCGCGTACCTGGCCGCGCAGGGCATTCCCGCCGAGGTCGTCAAACTGTCGGGCAACATCGAACTCGCCGCGCTCACCGGACTGGCCGACGCGGTGGTCGATCTGGTCCAGACGGGCAGCACCCTGCGCGCCAACCACCTGGAGGAAGTCGATGTGCTCTACCACTCCAGCGCCCGATTGGTCGTGAACCGCGCGGCCCTCAAGCTGCGGCGGGGGCGGCTGCGCCCCTTGATCGAGCGCCTGCGTGAGCTGACGCCGTAG
- the hisZ gene encoding ATP phosphoribosyltransferase regulatory subunit, with translation MPPVSLPPRPPTLARVPEGTRDVLPPEWQWREHLRTRLSGVFAAWGYRGVEVPALEFAGEGHPQSARAFKLIDSGGEVLALRSEFTTAVGRLVRARFPDGPFPLRLQYGGRLWLRSLTSELGRLREFGQVGVELIGVATPQADAELLRLGLHALEAVGVSAVMEVGYPGFVDAVLEDAGLHGAAREALHDAVDRKSGADIGLLAAAHGLSTEVTRTLHALTDLYGGPEVLAQAGALARGERARAAVAHLEAVAPLAGISSGLLFDLGASRRYGYYTGLTFRAYTPGLNQPLLGGGRYDLGGLPGAGFAIGLERLTEATAAGLPPEPELVLALDPAGAEYARAQGLTAELAWTDQQPDLLAYCQRRGIRRWARGETLTEVGA, from the coding sequence ATACCCCCCGTGAGCTTGCCCCCCCGCCCCCCCACCCTGGCCCGTGTTCCCGAAGGCACCCGCGACGTGCTGCCGCCCGAGTGGCAGTGGCGCGAGCATCTGCGGACCCGGCTGTCGGGGGTCTTCGCCGCCTGGGGTTACCGGGGGGTGGAGGTTCCCGCGCTGGAGTTTGCCGGGGAGGGGCACCCGCAAAGCGCGCGGGCCTTCAAGCTGATCGACTCGGGGGGCGAGGTGCTCGCGCTGCGCAGCGAGTTCACCACGGCGGTGGGGCGGCTGGTGCGCGCCCGGTTTCCGGATGGCCCCTTTCCGCTGCGGCTTCAGTACGGCGGGCGGCTGTGGCTGCGCTCGCTGACCAGCGAACTGGGCCGTCTGCGCGAGTTCGGCCAGGTTGGGGTGGAATTGATCGGGGTGGCGACCCCGCAGGCCGACGCCGAGCTGCTGCGGCTGGGGCTGCACGCGCTGGAGGCGGTCGGCGTGAGCGCGGTGATGGAGGTGGGCTACCCGGGTTTCGTGGACGCGGTGCTGGAGGACGCCGGGCTGCACGGCGCGGCGCGCGAGGCCCTGCACGACGCGGTGGACCGCAAGAGCGGCGCGGACATCGGCCTGCTCGCGGCGGCGCACGGCCTGAGCACGGAGGTCACCCGCACCCTGCACGCGCTGACCGACCTGTACGGCGGCCCAGAGGTGCTGGCGCAGGCGGGGGCACTCGCGCGGGGCGAGCGGGCGCGGGCGGCGGTCGCGCATCTGGAGGCGGTGGCGCCGCTGGCGGGCATTTCCAGCGGGCTGCTGTTCGACCTCGGCGCCAGCCGCCGCTACGGGTACTACACCGGGCTGACCTTCCGCGCCTACACGCCGGGGCTGAACCAGCCGCTGCTGGGCGGGGGGCGCTACGACCTCGGCGGGCTGCCGGGCGCGGGCTTCGCCATCGGGCTGGAGCGGCTGACCGAAGCCACGGCGGCGGGGCTGCCCCCCGAACCCGAACTGGTGCTGGCCCTTGACCCGGCGGGGGCCGAGTACGCCCGCGCCCAGGGCCTGACCGCCGAACTGGCCTGGACCGACCAGCAGCCGGACCTGCTCGCCTACTGCCAGCGCCGGGGCATTCGCCGCTGGGCACGCGGCGAGACCCTGACCGAGGTGGGCGCATGA
- a CDS encoding endonuclease III, with protein sequence MPPRLPRSPRPTPAQEVPPPPHLPEILRRLAAAYLPTPPAPRVSPEPLDDLVETILAQQNTSALTRRQFAALRAAYPVWEAALADGPDGIEATLRAAGGGLARLKADYLWNVLHRLEETRGELSLRVLRELDDPAARALLESLPGVGMKTASLMLLFDLARPAIPVENNIWRVAGRLDLVPARWNVLKVERWFDEVLPRDWATRYVFHVSGVRHGRQTCLARRPRCESCVLRDLCPSAPLFLEGRDEA encoded by the coding sequence GTGCCGCCCCGCCTGCCCCGGTCTCCCCGCCCCACCCCGGCGCAGGAGGTCCCGCCGCCCCCGCACCTGCCCGAAATCCTGCGCCGCCTGGCCGCAGCCTACCTGCCCACGCCGCCCGCGCCGCGCGTCAGCCCCGAGCCGCTCGACGACCTCGTCGAGACGATCCTGGCCCAGCAGAACACCTCCGCCCTGACCCGGCGGCAGTTCGCGGCGTTGCGGGCGGCCTATCCGGTCTGGGAGGCGGCCCTGGCCGACGGTCCCGACGGGATCGAAGCCACCCTGCGCGCGGCGGGGGGCGGCCTGGCCCGCCTCAAGGCCGACTACCTCTGGAACGTGCTGCACCGCCTGGAGGAGACGCGCGGCGAGCTGAGCCTGCGCGTGCTGCGTGAGCTGGACGACCCGGCGGCCCGCGCCCTGCTCGAAAGCCTGCCGGGGGTGGGCATGAAGACGGCCTCGCTGATGCTGCTGTTCGACCTCGCCCGCCCCGCGATCCCGGTCGAGAACAACATCTGGCGGGTCGCCGGGCGCCTCGATCTGGTGCCCGCCCGCTGGAACGTCCTCAAGGTCGAGCGCTGGTTCGACGAGGTGCTGCCGCGCGACTGGGCCACCCGATACGTCTTTCACGTCTCGGGCGTGCGCCACGGCCGCCAGACCTGCCTCGCCCGCCGCCCGCGTTGCGAAAGCTGCGTGCTGCGCGACCTCTGCCCCTCGGCGCCGCTTTTTCTGGAAGGCCGGGATGAGGCTTGA
- a CDS encoding TerC family protein, with protein MIETLFGWISQPEAWLAFGTLLLLEIVLGIDNVIFISILAGKLPPEQRQRARTVGLMAALVMRLLLLFSITWIYRLQNDLFTLFGMGFSGRDLILIFGGLFLLYKAVKEMHEQLEGPGTHGAPTAGRVASANFAAIIGQIMVLDIVFSLDSVITAVGMADDIGVMVSAVVLTVAIMLFAARPIGDFVQAHPTVKMLALAFLLLIGVNLIADGFGFKIPKGYTYFAMGFAIMVEVLNLRARKGKPVELHETQRHPDAG; from the coding sequence GTGATTGAAACCCTGTTCGGCTGGATCAGCCAGCCCGAGGCCTGGTTGGCCTTTGGAACCCTGTTGCTGCTGGAGATCGTCCTCGGCATCGACAACGTGATTTTCATCAGCATCCTGGCAGGCAAGCTGCCGCCCGAGCAGCGGCAACGGGCCAGGACTGTGGGCCTGATGGCCGCGCTGGTCATGCGGCTGCTGCTGCTGTTTTCCATCACCTGGATCTACCGGCTGCAAAACGACCTGTTCACGCTGTTCGGGATGGGATTTTCGGGGCGCGACCTGATCCTGATTTTCGGCGGCCTCTTTTTGCTGTACAAGGCCGTCAAGGAAATGCACGAACAACTCGAAGGCCCCGGCACCCACGGCGCGCCCACGGCAGGCCGGGTCGCCTCGGCCAACTTCGCGGCGATTATCGGGCAGATCATGGTGCTGGACATCGTCTTCAGCCTCGACTCGGTGATCACGGCGGTCGGGATGGCCGACGACATCGGCGTGATGGTCAGCGCGGTGGTCCTGACCGTCGCCATCATGCTGTTTGCCGCGCGGCCCATCGGGGACTTCGTGCAGGCGCACCCGACGGTCAAGATGCTGGCGCTGGCCTTCCTCCTCCTGATCGGCGTGAACCTGATCGCCGACGGCTTCGGCTTCAAGATTCCCAAGGGGTACACCTACTTCGCGATGGGCTTCGCGATCATGGTCGAGGTGCTCAACCTGCGCGCCCGCAAGGGCAAGCCGGTCGAGCTGCACGAGACGCAGCGCCACCCCGACGCGGGCTGA
- a CDS encoding TetR family transcriptional regulator: protein MTVPSSALPPSPTPDTTRARILTEAARLFVASGYHGVSMREVAEAVGVTKPALYHHYEDKEALFLAMLEGTLAGLSRLVAHAGTQSGVRAQLETLVGDLLASAPEQRVGLQLAGELRHVSPGRRAAFESEYRRVWMGGLTGLIEGAAARGELRGDLPPAMLTRALLALMYPLVMGAPPADPQGTARALLSVYLDGATAR, encoded by the coding sequence GTGACCGTCCCGTCTTCTGCGCTGCCCCCCTCTCCGACGCCCGACACGACCCGCGCCCGCATCCTGACCGAGGCCGCGCGGCTTTTTGTGGCGAGCGGCTACCACGGGGTGAGCATGCGCGAGGTGGCCGAGGCGGTGGGCGTGACCAAACCCGCCCTGTACCACCACTACGAGGACAAAGAAGCGCTGTTTCTGGCGATGCTGGAGGGCACGCTGGCGGGCCTGAGCCGCCTGGTGGCGCACGCCGGGACCCAGTCGGGCGTGCGGGCGCAGCTGGAGACGCTGGTGGGGGACCTGCTGGCGAGCGCGCCCGAGCAGCGCGTGGGCCTGCAACTCGCGGGCGAGCTGCGCCACGTGTCGCCCGGACGCCGCGCGGCCTTTGAAAGCGAGTACCGCCGGGTCTGGATGGGCGGCCTGACCGGACTGATCGAGGGCGCGGCGGCACGGGGCGAGCTGCGCGGGGACCTGCCCCCCGCCATGCTGACGCGGGCACTGCTGGCCCTGATGTACCCGCTGGTCATGGGCGCGCCCCCCGCCGACCCTCAGGGCACCGCGCGGGCGCTGCTGAGCGTGTACCTCGACGGCGCGACGGCGCGCTGA
- the lysA gene encoding diaminopimelate decarboxylase, with protein MIARPDLLTAAERFGTPLYVYDAAELDAALSRVRAAFGGARVYYAIKANPNLTLLGRLRAAGVGFECVSAGEIARAEQVGMTGDEVLINGPAKSAGEYAAGARLGATFVVDREEEVGLLPPGSRALVRVNPALSVSTHDHLATGAADSKFGVTPAQAPGVLEALRAAGHDARGLHVHIGSAIRDASDFSAAFARLAELHAQTGDLEVLDVGGGWGVDADLPGIAREARTAASAFGARLWVEPGRYLVARAGTLLTRVVGTKRTGRNFLLTDAGMTELLRPMLYGAEHPVTALWNGDEEGTWDVAGPACESGDLLARNVRLPSPTPGDLLAVGQAGAYGASMSSAYLTRPRPAEALWDGQDWTLIRRRETPQDVWAAEIVPTAARQS; from the coding sequence GTGATCGCGCGCCCCGACCTCCTGACCGCCGCCGAGCGTTTCGGCACACCCCTGTACGTCTACGACGCCGCCGAGCTGGACGCGGCGCTCTCAAGGGTGCGCGCGGCGTTCGGAGGCGCGCGGGTCTACTACGCGATAAAGGCCAACCCTAACCTGACCCTGCTGGGTCGGCTGCGGGCGGCGGGCGTCGGCTTCGAGTGCGTGAGCGCCGGGGAGATTGCGCGGGCCGAGCAGGTCGGCATGACGGGAGACGAGGTGCTGATCAACGGCCCCGCCAAATCCGCCGGGGAGTACGCGGCGGGCGCGCGGCTGGGCGCGACCTTCGTGGTGGACCGCGAGGAGGAGGTCGGGCTGCTGCCGCCGGGGTCGCGGGCGCTGGTACGGGTCAATCCGGCCCTGAGCGTCAGCACCCACGACCACCTCGCCACAGGGGCGGCCGACAGCAAGTTCGGCGTGACGCCCGCGCAGGCGCCCGGCGTGCTGGAGGCCCTGCGGGCCGCCGGACACGACGCGCGCGGCCTGCACGTTCATATCGGCAGCGCGATTCGCGACGCCTCGGACTTCAGCGCGGCTTTCGCCCGGCTGGCCGAGCTGCACGCGCAGACGGGCGATCTGGAGGTCCTCGACGTGGGCGGCGGCTGGGGCGTGGACGCCGACCTGCCGGGCATCGCGCGGGAGGCGCGGACGGCGGCCTCTGCCTTCGGCGCGCGGCTGTGGGTCGAGCCGGGACGCTATCTGGTGGCCCGCGCGGGCACGCTGCTGACACGGGTGGTGGGCACCAAGCGCACCGGCCGCAACTTCCTGCTCACCGACGCGGGCATGACCGAGCTGCTGCGGCCCATGCTCTACGGCGCCGAGCACCCGGTCACGGCGCTGTGGAACGGCGACGAGGAGGGGACCTGGGACGTGGCCGGACCCGCCTGCGAGAGCGGCGACCTGCTGGCGCGGAACGTCCGCCTGCCCTCCCCCACCCCCGGCGACCTGCTCGCGGTCGGACAGGCCGGAGCCTACGGCGCGAGCATGAGCAGCGCCTACCTCACCCGCCCCCGCCCCGCCGAGGCGCTGTGGGACGGTCAGGACTGGACCCTGATCCGCCGCCGCGAGACGCCGCAGGACGTGTGGGCAGCGGAGATCGTCCCCACGGCCGCACGCCAGTCCTGA
- a CDS encoding HD domain-containing phosphohydrolase, with amino-acid sequence MSSAETSLDPLSDLTGSGQAEAGTPGAGRPASGPPSSGSSASGAGLDQLYLRLLDRMPVMLWTADAAGRWQHVNGRWVDYTGLSGETRGFGFEEALHPEDEAPTVARWRRAVERGENYEVEYRVRGRGGGYRWFLTQGVRVLDEQGQGVAWVGTCTDIEGQKRAEQQALDAREAALRALGLTLEARDRETQGHTDRVTVRAARLGQALGLDAEALDTLRLGAYLHDLGKLVVPDRVLLKPGPLTPQERSEMQVHAAEGERLVRALGFVPPGALSLVRHHHERWDGAGYPDRLAGEAIPLLARLFAVIDVYDALVSERPYKRAWTREQALAELREQAGRQFDPQVVEAFLGLPES; translated from the coding sequence ATGTCTTCTGCGGAAACCTCTCTCGATCCGCTGTCCGACCTCACGGGGTCCGGGCAGGCGGAGGCCGGGACCCCCGGCGCCGGGCGTCCAGCGTCCGGGCCGCCATCGTCCGGGTCGTCAGCGTCCGGGGCCGGGCTGGACCAGCTTTACCTGCGGCTGCTCGACCGGATGCCGGTCATGCTCTGGACCGCCGACGCGGCGGGGCGCTGGCAACACGTCAACGGCCGCTGGGTGGACTACACCGGCCTGAGCGGCGAGACACGCGGCTTCGGGTTCGAAGAAGCCCTGCACCCGGAAGACGAGGCCCCCACCGTGGCCCGCTGGCGCCGGGCGGTCGAGCGCGGGGAGAACTACGAGGTCGAGTACCGCGTGCGGGGCCGGGGCGGCGGGTACCGCTGGTTTCTGACCCAGGGCGTGCGGGTGCTGGACGAACAGGGGCAGGGGGTGGCCTGGGTGGGCACCTGCACCGACATCGAAGGCCAGAAGCGCGCCGAGCAGCAGGCCCTCGACGCCCGCGAGGCCGCGCTGCGGGCGCTGGGGCTGACGCTCGAAGCCCGCGACCGCGAGACCCAGGGCCACACCGACCGGGTCACCGTCCGGGCCGCCCGGCTGGGGCAGGCGCTGGGCCTGGACGCGGAGGCGCTGGACACCCTGCGGCTGGGGGCCTACCTGCACGACCTGGGCAAGCTGGTGGTGCCCGACCGCGTCCTGCTCAAGCCGGGGCCGCTGACGCCCCAGGAGCGCTCGGAGATGCAGGTCCACGCCGCCGAGGGCGAGCGGCTGGTGAGGGCGCTGGGCTTCGTGCCGCCAGGGGCGCTGAGCCTGGTGCGCCACCACCACGAGCGCTGGGACGGCGCCGGCTACCCCGACCGGCTGGCGGGCGAGGCCATTCCGCTGCTGGCCCGGCTGTTCGCGGTGATCGACGTGTACGACGCCCTGGTGAGCGAGCGCCCCTACAAGCGGGCCTGGACCCGCGAGCAGGCGCTGGCCGAACTGCGCGAGCAGGCGGGCAGGCAGTTCGACCCCCAGGTGGTCGAGGCCTTCCTGGGCCTGCCGGAGTCCTGA
- a CDS encoding S1C family serine protease: MSRTLVLTLLLSLVPSLAAAQTAPSLPAGASPASLPAAEQATVNVIDRALGSVLYITTAAPSSGQGTFSSPLFADPREEGDQGTGSGFFIDAQGFALTNYHVVEGATRITVNLRGSRQDFSARVVGTAPDYDLALIQVQGVPAGLIRPLPFGDSDALRVGQTTIALGAPFGLQFSATSGIVSAVERSVPTGVRQIAQNAIQTDAAVNPGNSGGPLLDSSGRVIGINTQILSPAGAATGIGQSAGVGFAVPSNVAQRLLPGLRAGRTIVGPVIGVTLTPFELTDLSEQAREQYRLPRAGALVSQVQPGGPAAQAGVRGGAARVQTPLGAVFLGGDVITAANGQLVETNADLREFLFGRQAGERVTLTVNRAGQTLTLPVTLAAGTPPPAGNR, from the coding sequence GTGTCCCGAACCCTGGTCCTGACCCTGCTGCTCTCCCTCGTCCCGTCGCTGGCCGCCGCCCAGACGGCCCCCTCCCTCCCCGCTGGCGCGTCCCCGGCCAGCCTGCCCGCCGCCGAACAGGCCACCGTCAACGTGATCGACCGGGCGCTGGGCAGCGTGCTGTACATCACCACCGCCGCGCCCAGCAGCGGGCAGGGAACCTTTTCCAGCCCGCTGTTCGCTGACCCCCGCGAAGAGGGCGACCAGGGCACCGGCAGCGGCTTTTTCATCGACGCGCAGGGATTCGCACTGACCAACTACCACGTCGTGGAGGGCGCCACCCGCATCACCGTGAACCTGCGCGGCAGCCGGCAGGATTTCAGCGCCCGGGTGGTCGGCACGGCCCCCGACTACGACCTCGCCCTGATTCAGGTGCAGGGGGTTCCCGCAGGGCTGATTCGGCCGCTGCCGTTTGGCGACAGCGACGCCTTGCGGGTCGGGCAGACGACCATCGCGCTGGGGGCCCCTTTCGGCCTCCAGTTCAGCGCCACCAGCGGCATCGTGTCGGCGGTCGAGCGCTCGGTGCCCACCGGGGTTCGGCAGATCGCCCAGAACGCCATCCAGACCGACGCCGCCGTGAACCCCGGCAACTCGGGCGGACCGCTGCTGGATTCCTCGGGGCGGGTCATCGGGATCAACACGCAAATCCTGTCCCCGGCCGGCGCGGCGACCGGGATCGGCCAGAGCGCGGGGGTGGGCTTCGCGGTGCCCAGCAACGTCGCCCAGCGCCTCTTGCCCGGGCTGCGGGCCGGGCGGACCATCGTCGGGCCGGTGATCGGCGTGACCCTGACGCCCTTTGAGCTGACCGATCTCTCCGAGCAGGCGCGGGAGCAGTACCGCCTGCCGCGCGCGGGCGCCCTGGTCTCGCAGGTGCAGCCCGGTGGCCCCGCCGCCCAGGCCGGGGTGCGCGGCGGCGCGGCGCGGGTCCAGACTCCCCTGGGCGCCGTCTTTCTGGGCGGCGACGTGATCACCGCCGCGAACGGGCAGCTGGTGGAGACCAACGCCGACCTGCGCGAGTTCCTTTTTGGTCGGCAGGCGGGCGAGCGCGTGACCCTCACCGTGAACCGGGCGGGGCAGACCCTGACCCTCCCCGTCACCCTGGCCGCCGGAACGCCGCCCCCCGCCGGGAACCGCTGA
- the mnmA gene encoding tRNA 2-thiouridine(34) synthase MnmA: MGTPEAGDKSGVRVLCAMSGGVDSSVTAALLKDAGYGVIGAMMRFWPDDKRTDTFDSCCSPDAAYEARRVAEQVGVPFYLLDYREQFQRHIVGPFLDEYARGRTPNPCVNCNTKVKFDELVRKARMLGCQYVATGHYVKRVESARGEVEFHRGDDPRKDQTYFLWGTPRDALPFILFPVGELEKPRVREIAAERGLLTASKPESQNICFVPGRVQDYVAEQLPQAQGFIREIKTGEVVGEHLGTQFYTLGQKKGLGLYQSHRVRHVVHLDPVTNTVWVGDYEDCLWTGLRAEGANYLLDLAELPRELEVQVRYRTRSVRATVLHADQHGFELRFEDPQFAVAPGQSAVLYAGPRLLGGGLIADHVRELPALPAAAPRPRSGVPAL, translated from the coding sequence ATGGGCACCCCGGAAGCAGGAGACAAGTCAGGCGTGCGGGTTTTGTGTGCGATGTCGGGCGGCGTGGACTCCAGCGTCACGGCGGCGCTGCTCAAGGACGCCGGGTATGGGGTGATCGGCGCGATGATGCGCTTCTGGCCCGACGACAAACGCACGGACACCTTCGACTCCTGCTGCTCGCCCGACGCCGCCTACGAGGCCCGGCGGGTGGCCGAGCAGGTCGGCGTGCCCTTTTACCTGCTGGACTACCGCGAGCAGTTCCAGCGCCACATCGTCGGTCCTTTTCTCGACGAGTACGCGCGGGGCCGCACCCCCAACCCCTGCGTGAACTGCAACACCAAGGTCAAGTTCGACGAGCTGGTGAGAAAAGCGCGGATGCTGGGCTGCCAGTACGTGGCGACCGGCCACTACGTCAAGCGCGTGGAGAGCGCGCGCGGCGAGGTCGAGTTCCATCGGGGCGACGACCCCCGCAAGGACCAGACCTACTTCCTGTGGGGCACGCCCCGAGACGCGCTGCCTTTCATCCTCTTTCCGGTGGGCGAACTGGAAAAGCCGCGCGTGCGCGAGATCGCCGCCGAGCGGGGCCTCCTGACCGCCAGCAAGCCCGAAAGCCAGAACATCTGCTTCGTGCCGGGCCGGGTGCAGGACTACGTGGCCGAGCAGTTGCCGCAGGCCCAGGGCTTCATCCGCGAGATCAAGACGGGGGAGGTCGTGGGCGAACACCTGGGCACCCAGTTCTACACGCTGGGGCAGAAAAAGGGCCTGGGCCTGTACCAGTCGCACCGCGTTCGCCACGTCGTCCACCTCGACCCGGTCACGAACACCGTCTGGGTGGGCGACTACGAGGACTGCCTCTGGACCGGGCTGCGGGCGGAGGGCGCCAACTACCTGCTCGACCTCGCCGAACTGCCGCGCGAACTGGAGGTGCAGGTGCGCTACCGCACGAGGTCGGTGCGCGCGACCGTGCTGCACGCCGACCAACACGGCTTCGAGCTGCGCTTCGAGGACCCTCAGTTCGCCGTCGCGCCGGGCCAGAGCGCCGTGCTGTACGCGGGGCCGCGTCTGCTGGGGGGCGGTCTGATCGCCGACCACGTGCGCGAGCTGCCTGCCCTGCCTGCGGCGGCCCCGCGCCCGCGTTCAGGCGTTCCGGCGCTGTAG